A region of the Alligator mississippiensis isolate rAllMis1 chromosome 5, rAllMis1, whole genome shotgun sequence genome:
gacgaggaacaatggtcatgagctgatggagaatagggttaggttagagatcagacaGCAATaatttcacagttagggtggccaaaatctggaaccaacttcccagggaggtggtcctcgcccctaccttgggcaaattcaagaggaggttagaggatcacctgtctggggtcttgtgaacccagcattcattcctgcctgtggcagggggtcaggctcaatgatctgttcaggtccctcctgaccctagctactatgaaactatgagactacTACACCAATGTGTCAGCTCTGCCGGCTGCCTTGGGTACAGTAGATCAGGAAGTAGGGTTGGCACAGCTGTGGTCCTGAGGAACAGAAGTGGTTTTAATCTAATCTATTTTTTTCCCAGTTGCAAAATTGAAGCATTCGAACCTGAGAtcagcagccccagcacctggaggGCCCACTGCTCGGAAGTGCAGAGGTCTATTTTTCAATCGTGGTCACTTGGCTGTATGGCCAAGCACTCTTTCTGTTTGGTGAAGTGAGGTGCCTGTGCTCTCATCCCAGGGATTTACCCTGGTCTGCTTACCTCAAGAAAGTGATTTCTATGCATCAAAAGGCTCAGCTAGTAAATATGCTGGGCATCTGGGCAACTCTGCAATTTCTGCTTTTGTGATATTGGAGAAAACAGGATGAGATGGGAACTAGTGCTGCAGGGTAAGAAAGACATTATTCACATAACCAGGTAGCCACTACCAATCTGAGGCTTCTCAGGAGGAAGAGGGCTAAGGAACCTCAAGGAGAGAAATTTGCTGTATCCAGGCCACTGTGAAGTCCTGTACCTGTCCAGGGGCAGCTGGCAATTTAGAAGGCCTGTTGTTACCTCTTCCAGGAAATCATGAGCCAAGAGGCACAAGGCCATCATTACTTCCTGCCGTTTGTGGGGATGACTGATGGTGCTGAGCTGgaagtggagcctgcccacaatCTCTGGCACCTAGAAGAAAACAAGACCATTTAGAGGCACTGGCCAGGGTGTTGCTTTCAGAGTAAGAATAAGGATGCATGCTATCAACAACAGCTATTCCTCCTTCCTGGAGGACGCTGAGGCTGGATCCTAGAAGCCGGCAGTGAAGAAGACCTCAAGGTTGTCTCAGAAAAgatgcctctgctccccagtgcGGTCCCCCTAGATTCCAGACAAAGGCTCAATCTTCAGTTTTAGACAGTTCACTTGCAACCCACACCACATAAGAAATGCAACAGAGGGAGTATCCTACTTACAACACCCTAGGATATAAGGATTGAAATGTTCCCTGGTGCCCAAGAACACCCTACCTTTGTCTTTAAACTGTGCTTGAAGTTCTTCAGGATTGCATTCAGGATGGCCCTGGATGCTTCATTGATATCTTCATGGTGTTCCCTTAGGTTTTCCACAGCTACCAGTAAAAGGTCTGTCATCTGGTCTGGAGTGAGAAATTGCCCTAGTTCCTGCAGT
Encoded here:
- the LOC132250736 gene encoding maestro heat-like repeat-containing protein family member 7, whose protein sequence is MPIKAELHQRYKKCLGTYEPTRACENICTIIKELGQFLTPDQMTDLLLVAVENLREHHEDINEASRAILNAILKNFKHSLKTKVPEIVGRLHFQLSTISHPHKRQEVMMALCLLAHDFLEEVTTGLLNCQLPLDRYRTSQWPGYSKFLSLRFLSPLPPEKPQIGSGYLVM